One Faecalispora anaeroviscerum genomic window carries:
- a CDS encoding acetyl-CoA carboxylase biotin carboxyl carrier protein subunit, protein MRYLARVNGKAYEVDVERAPSAYKPIPRGVYTGEAPAAPAPVAAPAPVAAPAPVAAAPAPAAAPAPKKAPAAAAAGDTTVNCPMPGTILQVKVSEGQAVKTGDLLFILEAMKMENEIVAPCDGTVKNISVNKGDAVQSNDQLAVIG, encoded by the coding sequence ATGAGATACTTGGCAAGAGTCAATGGCAAAGCATATGAGGTGGATGTGGAGCGCGCTCCCTCTGCTTACAAACCGATTCCCAGAGGAGTTTACACAGGTGAGGCTCCGGCAGCTCCGGCCCCGGTAGCGGCTCCTGCTCCCGTAGCAGCTCCCGCCCCCGTAGCAGCAGCCCCCGCTCCCGCAGCAGCCCCGGCTCCCAAGAAGGCTCCCGCAGCAGCGGCGGCTGGCGACACTACCGTTAACTGCCCCATGCCTGGAACCATCCTGCAGGTAAAGGTTTCTGAAGGCCAGGCTGTAAAAACGGGTGATCTGCTGTTCATTCTCGAAGCCATGAAGATGGAAAACGAGATCGTTGCTCCCTGCGACGGTACTGTGAAGAACATCTCCGTCAATAAGGGCGACGCGGTACAGTCTAACGATCAGCTGGCAGTAATTGGCTGA
- a CDS encoding IclR family transcriptional regulator, which translates to MVQSLIRAMEVLEHLRKADKSCSLAELSQMSGLPSSTVHRILQTFCSANYVSRDPKTHLYRLGTALIPLGMAATRRLRLSDSAKPVLKDLMKITKEDVFLIIISGYRGMVLEKVEGPNPLKVIERFGNEVDLHCGGSRRSLLAFQSDSFIRTYIQNYLRDNPEFSPEEEKKLLSSLLRIREEGVAVSRGEYIPDAVGIGAPVFDMNGKAVASIGLIAPQSRTSRAQEEEFKVLVKQHAAQLSFLLGFVQK; encoded by the coding sequence ATGGTACAAAGCTTGATACGTGCGATGGAGGTACTCGAGCACCTGCGAAAAGCGGATAAATCCTGTTCCCTTGCGGAACTGTCGCAGATGTCCGGCCTGCCGTCGAGTACGGTTCACCGGATTCTGCAGACCTTTTGCAGCGCAAACTATGTGTCCCGTGATCCCAAAACACACCTTTATCGGCTGGGTACTGCACTGATCCCGCTGGGAATGGCCGCGACTAGGCGGCTGCGGCTGAGTGATTCCGCGAAACCCGTGCTGAAGGATCTGATGAAAATCACAAAGGAAGATGTTTTCCTCATTATTATATCCGGATACAGGGGCATGGTGCTGGAAAAGGTAGAGGGCCCCAACCCGCTGAAGGTAATCGAACGCTTTGGCAACGAGGTGGATTTGCACTGCGGCGGAAGCCGGCGCTCCTTGCTGGCGTTCCAGTCCGACAGCTTCATTCGCACCTATATACAGAATTATTTGCGGGACAACCCGGAATTTTCTCCTGAGGAAGAAAAGAAACTTCTTAGCAGTTTGCTTCGGATTCGCGAGGAGGGTGTTGCTGTTTCCCGCGGAGAATATATTCCGGATGCAGTGGGCATTGGCGCGCCGGTGTTCGACATGAACGGCAAGGCGGTCGCTTCCATCGGCCTGATTGCTCCGCAATCACGCACTTCCAGAGCGCAGGAAGAGGAGTTTAAAGTGCTGGTAAAGCAGCACGCAGCTCAATTGTCCTTCCTGTTGGGGTTTGTCCAAAAATGA
- a CDS encoding acetyl-CoA C-acetyltransferase — MATEIVLAGAVRTAVGKFGGSLVGVPAPRLGAFVIEQALKRAGIQGSDVDEVLMGCVIQAGLGQNVVRQAAIFAGLPQEVPALTLNQVCGSGLQSVNVAASRIRAGEADVIIAGGMENMSAAPYALQQARFGYRMNNNKIVDTMVNDALWDAFNDYHMGVTAENVAKKYGITREMQDEFAAWSQNKCEAAQKAGKFDAEIAPLEIPGKKGAVTVFSTDEQARAGVTVAGISGLKPAFLKDGTVTAANASGINDGAAAVIVMSAEKAKELGVKPIARWVGGSWAGVDPAIMGIGPAFSTKKLLTKLDMGIDEMEVIEANEAFASQALAVGMELKWNKEKVNPNGGAIAIGHPVGASGCRILCTLLYELQRRGGGKGLATLCVGGGMGVSTIVEGL; from the coding sequence ATGGCAACAGAAATCGTATTGGCAGGTGCCGTCAGAACGGCAGTTGGTAAATTCGGAGGAAGCCTTGTCGGCGTACCGGCGCCCCGCCTTGGCGCATTTGTAATTGAGCAGGCTTTGAAAAGAGCCGGCATTCAAGGTTCAGACGTAGACGAGGTTCTCATGGGCTGCGTTATTCAGGCCGGTCTGGGCCAGAACGTGGTTCGCCAGGCTGCTATTTTTGCCGGTCTGCCGCAGGAGGTTCCCGCGCTGACCCTGAACCAGGTTTGCGGATCTGGTTTGCAGAGCGTAAACGTTGCTGCTTCCCGCATTCGTGCCGGTGAAGCGGATGTCATCATCGCCGGTGGTATGGAAAACATGTCCGCTGCTCCCTATGCGTTGCAGCAGGCTCGTTTCGGCTACCGAATGAACAACAACAAGATCGTTGATACCATGGTAAACGATGCTCTGTGGGATGCGTTCAACGACTACCACATGGGTGTAACCGCCGAAAACGTGGCAAAGAAATATGGCATTACCCGCGAAATGCAGGATGAATTTGCTGCATGGAGCCAGAATAAATGTGAAGCCGCACAGAAGGCCGGCAAGTTCGACGCTGAAATTGCTCCCCTGGAGATCCCCGGCAAAAAGGGCGCTGTAACGGTATTCTCTACCGATGAGCAGGCTCGTGCCGGTGTAACGGTTGCGGGCATCAGCGGCCTGAAGCCCGCATTCCTGAAAGACGGTACTGTTACCGCTGCGAATGCTTCCGGCATTAACGACGGCGCTGCCGCTGTGATCGTTATGAGCGCCGAAAAGGCAAAAGAACTGGGCGTAAAGCCCATCGCCAGATGGGTTGGCGGTTCCTGGGCTGGTGTAGACCCGGCCATCATGGGCATTGGGCCGGCTTTCTCCACTAAGAAGCTGCTCACAAAGCTCGACATGGGCATCGACGAGATGGAAGTCATCGAAGCCAACGAAGCATTTGCCTCACAGGCTCTGGCCGTAGGCATGGAGCTGAAGTGGAACAAAGAGAAGGTCAACCCGAACGGCGGCGCGATCGCGATCGGTCATCCCGTTGGCGCTTCCGGCTGCCGTATCCTCTGCACCCTGCTGTATGAGTTGCAGCGTCGCGGCGGCGGTAAGGGCCTTGCCACTCTGTGCGTAGGCGGCGGTATGGGCGTTTCCACCATTGTAGAAGGTTTATAA